The Cicer arietinum cultivar CDC Frontier isolate Library 1 chromosome 1, Cicar.CDCFrontier_v2.0, whole genome shotgun sequence genome contains the following window.
TTAGTGAGGAGTTCTTGTGCCTTTATCTCAAAGGAGAAAGGTTTTCCGTTGGGTGGAGGGGTTGCAGAGTCATTAGCATTCCAAATAAAAATGCCACGAAGTGATTCAGCATCGAGGAGATCGATAACACCCTCAAGGAAGTCTTCTCGTGAAATTTTACCTGCGTCATCTGGATCAGTACTAGCTCCTGCCAGAAGTTTTTTAGAACCGTAGACGTCTGATAGACTAAGAAAGATATTTTTAAACTCATCCTTTGATTTGAGAGTCTCAAAGTAGAACTGATAGTCCACCCAATCAATATAATCATGGCGAGCCAAAAATAGTGTATGGTACTTGGAATTGACTGGTTTAGATGGAGCAATGGAAACCACATCGACAGATAGATCAGTATCCTCCTTGAGTCTCTTTATAACATCCCCCACACCAGAAGAGAAATCTCCACCATCGGATGTGATGTACTCATAGTTGATATCAATGCCATCTATTATGTTAAAGCTCCAAGGATCCTTGACTTCGTTGTATTGCTGGATGATCTTTTTGAGTGAGTTTACAGCATTGTCAGGCCATTCTACTTTTGAAGCA
Protein-coding sequences here:
- the LOC101499824 gene encoding chitinase 2-like; this encodes MSDSRQIKDSDVKPIIFREYIGVKPYPDTLHNFPTDIINSKIHQFHFILGFATETYDDSGKGTGVFNPSWNVHFFSPEKVKELKQNHKNVKVVISIGGRGDKHPFNPASKVEWPDNAVNSLKKIIQQYNEVKDPWSFNIIDGIDINYEYITSDGGDFSSGVGDVIKRLKEDTDLSVDVVSIAPSKPVNSKYHTLFLARHDYIDWVDYQFYFETLKSKDEFKNIFLSLSDVYGSKKLLAGASTDPDDAGKISREDFLEGVIDLLDAESLRGIFIWNANDSATPPPNGKPFSFEIKAQELLTKSG